One genomic region from Oncorhynchus gorbuscha isolate QuinsamMale2020 ecotype Even-year linkage group LG13, OgorEven_v1.0, whole genome shotgun sequence encodes:
- the LOC123992331 gene encoding gastrula zinc finger protein XlCGF17.1-like, whose product MSSLNYSPPIKEEAVGWTEKEAHSVKEEKDVSVKEEEDAFRVKEEEDVTVKEEEDAVYGVRKEGDINVTLVEVKIGDLINTRERRDYRGSSGEPQQPHDADKAEKTLSRSEHVKKPQQRSTGKRTHCCSDCGKRFTTSSGIKIHQRIHTGEKPHGCDQCGKSFTQLSSLILHQRTHTGVKPYSCDECGKSFTQLSSLISHQRTHTGEKPYSCSECGKSFTQLSGLISHQRTHTGEKPYSCDECGKMFTRSSNLTLHQRIHTGEKPFSCTQCGKSFTKLSNLISHQRTHTGEKPYSCDQCGKSFVQSSYLKIHQRRHTGEKPFNCTQCGKSFILSSLLTVHQRTHTGEKSYSCNQCVKSFATSGQLTIHQRTHTQ is encoded by the exons ATGAGCTCCCTAAACTACTCCCCTCCTATTAAAGAAGAGGCGGTcggctggacggagaaagaagctca ttcagtgaaagaagagaaagacgtttcagtgaaagaagaggaagacgcgttcagagtgaaagaggaggaggatgttacagtaaaagaagaggaggatgcagtttatggagtgaggaaggaaggggatATTAATGTCACATTGGTAGAGGTGAAGATAGGggatctgattaacacca gagagagacgggacTACCGTGggtcctctggggagcctcaacaacctcatgatgctgacAAAGCAGAGAAGactctctccagatcagaacacgtCAAGAAACCCCAGCAGAGATCCACAGGGAAGAGAactcactgctgctctgactgtgggaagagattcaccacctcatcaggcattaaaattcatcagagaatccacacaggagagaaacctcacggctgtgatcaatgtgggaagagttttactcagctAAGCAGCCTGATAttgcaccagagaacacacacgggCGTGAAACCGTACAGCTGTGatgaatgtgggaagagttttactcagctAAGCAGCCtaatatcacaccagagaacacacacaggcgagaaaccttatagctgttctgaatgtgggaagagttttactcagctAAGCGgcctgatatcacaccagagaacacacacaggagagaaaccttatagctgtgatgaaTGTGGGAAGATGTTTACTAGGTCTAGCAatctgactctacaccagagaatacatacaggagagaaacctttcagctgtactcaatgtgggaagagttttactaagCTAAGCAACCtcatatcacaccagagaacacacacaggagagaaaccctatagctgtgatcaatgtgggaagagttttgttcaatctagctatctgaagatacaccagagaagacacacaggagagaaaccttttaactgtactcaatgtgggaagagttttatttTATCTAGCCTTCTGacagtacaccagagaacacacacaggagagaaatcttatagctgtaatcaatgtgTGAAGAGTTTTGCTACATCTGGGCAGCTGAcaatacaccagagaacacacacacaatag